The Haliscomenobacter hydrossis DSM 1100 genome has a window encoding:
- a CDS encoding type 1 glutamine amidotransferase domain-containing protein, whose product MTRITEVQSYVHFHGTPTKGKILMVASSPATSQQTGWPIGFWAAELTHPLRVFQEAGYTVELASTAGGKLLMDAYSDPRDASGYSAHDVISLGYLQQAWFNSMLENTPKLTEVNPADYAAIFLVGGQGPMYTFRGNAELEQLFATFYASGKPSAAVCHSNTLLLEAKTSSGELIVKGKTWTGFADAEEDFADQAVGQKIQPYRIETEARKIDDTHFKVAPPFSAYAIQDGNLVTGQQQNSGAVAAELVVKMLQE is encoded by the coding sequence ATGACACGAATAACCGAAGTTCAAAGTTATGTTCACTTTCATGGGACACCTACCAAAGGCAAAATTTTAATGGTAGCCAGTTCTCCCGCCACGAGTCAACAAACCGGGTGGCCGATTGGCTTTTGGGCAGCTGAATTGACACATCCATTGCGCGTATTTCAGGAAGCAGGCTACACTGTAGAGCTAGCCTCCACCGCCGGGGGTAAACTCCTGATGGATGCCTACTCCGATCCGAGAGACGCCAGTGGGTACTCCGCGCACGATGTCATTTCGTTGGGGTATCTTCAGCAAGCATGGTTCAACAGCATGTTGGAAAACACCCCAAAACTAACGGAAGTCAATCCAGCAGATTACGCCGCCATTTTCCTGGTTGGCGGGCAAGGCCCGATGTATACCTTTAGAGGTAATGCTGAGCTGGAACAACTCTTTGCTACTTTTTATGCATCCGGCAAACCCAGCGCAGCAGTTTGCCACTCCAATACCCTACTCCTGGAAGCCAAAACGTCGAGCGGCGAACTGATTGTAAAAGGAAAAACCTGGACGGGTTTTGCCGATGCTGAAGAAGACTTTGCCGATCAGGCTGTCGGACAAAAAATCCAGCCTTACCGCATTGAAACGGAGGCCAGGAAAATTGACGATACCCATTTCAAAGTAGCCCCCCCTTTTAGTGCCTACGCCATCCAGGATGGAAATTTGGTAACCGGGCAACAGCAAAATTCGGGTGCAGTAGCGGCGGAATTGGTGGTTAAAATGCTACAGGAATGA
- a CDS encoding winged helix-turn-helix transcriptional regulator, giving the protein MPDFIYRGKVYYNPVQLVMEQIGGVWKMPILWRLKDQTMRYSELRKIPHISDKMLTTQLRELEADGYVHREVYAVVPPKTEYSLTPKGIEIIPLIAQIRDYGIKLMNE; this is encoded by the coding sequence GTGCCTGATTTTATCTACCGAGGAAAAGTCTACTACAATCCCGTCCAATTGGTCATGGAACAAATTGGTGGGGTTTGGAAAATGCCCATCTTGTGGCGACTAAAAGACCAAACCATGCGCTACAGCGAACTGCGGAAAATTCCACACATCTCTGATAAAATGCTCACCACGCAACTCCGGGAATTGGAGGCGGATGGATATGTACATCGAGAGGTGTACGCCGTGGTTCCGCCCAAAACAGAGTATTCCCTGACCCCTAAAGGAATCGAGATCATACCCCTGATTGCACAAATCAGAGACTATGGGATAAAGTTGATGAACGAGTAA